The Ictalurus furcatus strain D&B chromosome 23, Billie_1.0, whole genome shotgun sequence genome includes the window ACATGTGATCTAATATCATAGGACATAAATAGGAAGTCATAAGTGCATCTGTACTTAGCACTCTGGCAGCGCAAATCTGGGCATAATGCTTCATTGCTAGTGACCCAACATAAGCCTGAACAGCATTGACATGCTCATACACAACCTGCTTGTGATTCCTCATGTTAGTCAGAACAGGCACCATTGTGAGCTGGAATCCATACTGAATGCCCCATGTAAGTTGGCAATAAAGTTCATGCAAAAATTCTATGAAAAAttcttaaagggatagttcacccaaaaataaaaattgtcttcaattactcaccctcatgttaTTCCAAAGTCTTATTCCATaagactttcattcatcttcagaacacaaatgaagacattttaatgaaacctgggagatttctgcccccccatttacagtccaagtaaccaaaactttcaaaaaaaaaagttcacaaaaagttcataaaggcatcgtaaaagtagtccatgtgactccagtggtttaatcccaattttatgaagcgatacAAATGCTttgtgcatgaaaaaaaaaaatcaaattaagtctttattcacaaattatCTTCACCTCCGCATAGATTTCCAACACGCGTTCATGAGAGAACCATGACCGTGTTGTGTTGATGTGAGAGCAGACAAAAAATGCAAGTCCTCCTCTATGTTgaaatctgcagacatctttgtAACAAAGCTCTCACATCATACATACATCATACCCggaagaacatcatacctacggtcaagaaTGGtagtggcagtgtgatggtgtggggatgctttgctgcgtCAGGGcttgggcaacttgcaataattgagggaaacatgaattctgttctctaccagaaaatcctaaaggagaatagccggtcttcagtccgtaaattgaaactcaaacccaactggattatgtagcaagacaatgatccaaagcataggagtaagttctagaagaaagtgaaagactgatctccagttattggaagcatttggttgcagttattgctactaaaggtggcacaatcagattttatgtttaaggggcaattggtttttcacatgggtgataggtgttggataactttttttttttttcttcagtaaagcAGGGTGTACcgcgccttgtgcccgatggtccctgggataggctccaggttccccgtgaccctgaaggatacgtgatatagaaaatggatggatggatgtattgtgtgtttactcaggttgcctttgttttatgttgaattTCGTtagaagatctaaaactatttggtGTGATATATACAACcacaattccgaaaaagttgggacagtatggaaaatgcaaaaaaaacaaacaaaaacagtcatttgaaaattcaattcagcctgtactgtattgaaaacacattaacaacacattatttgatgttttactatgcgaatttaatttatttttgaaaatatacactcattttgaactgcaacacactccaaaaagttgggaaaaaccctgtctgattggtctcgcctccgttcactgccATCTTCTTTTACCGACGTTCAGTAACTTATTAACAAACCACTTCAAGTGAATGactattcggggctaaagaaaaaatctttggggaTACAGCCCTGAATGCCAAGGCCAGGTAAACAtgatttactttaaaaatgcattttacttaaaattgttttcttaacagtaaatttgtaatgcaagtaatgcAATTTTATTggcatcagtaactgtaatcaaattatatacatttaaaatgtaatacttacattactgtgttatacgaaaaagtaattagaatacAGCAATGTGTTActaatgtgtaaatgtttatacccaactctgttgatgatttttttttttttttaatctaataacTTCCAAAGTGGAAATTTTTTATGAGTAATATTGTACGACAAGTCTACAACTGTTGTCAAAGTATCTATAAAAGCTCTCCCTTGTTTTTGTAGCATTTTAAACCTGTATTACTCATCTCTGAGGAGTGTGTAGCCCTAAATGCCCTTTGCTTCACTTTATTTTGTACAACAAACAtctaaaatacagtatgtgatcatatttaatttattatttataggtcTTAATAAATGCCTGTAGCTTTTATACCATGTTTGATAATAGCATATGTAGTAATAATGTTATGCACTCTTACAGTAGGCTATAAATCTCATGTGCTTATGCAGCTACGAAGCTACGGAACAGTTACGAAGGTGTTAAATTCTCATTTATAATAACATGTAATTAATTACTCCACTCCTGCCCTGCCAGATAGGCATTAACCATTAATTTAACAAGAGAGCATAGACAAATAGTGGCCAAAATGCCACTGTGGGTGTTTTCAGAGACATATCGAGAAAATGGCATAATTAAAATCACACTCTAGATGAATCGGGTATTCATAAACTCACCCATATCTGTTTTTTTGACACCAATTAGCATGAAATACGAGCAATGGTTTTTGGAGGCCAGACCTCATCTGGTCAGTCATTACAAATGGCATTAGATGGTAAAAATGCCATAATGGCTGTGATTTCTGTCTGAATGAGTCAGCTAGGAAAccagaggaaaggaaaggaactAATAATGAACCACATTCTTGCTTTCACAAATGATTTTGCAGAAACATTTTCTAATTGAGccagagaaacaaaaaacagaagctAAATTGGACCTGGATTGCTGTATGGCTGATGATTTCCCTGGGTCTAACAGACCTccaataaaacatgacattacatttttaagatCCTTGTATATGAACATGTATTTCACAGTCCAGCTGCATGATGGGTAAAATGAGCTAATGTTTATTTCTTATTGATAGAGAGGCTGGCCCAACTGTCTGTTCTTGTTCTTATTGTGATTGTGGAATAAGTCAGCTGCCTAGCCTTTAAACAGAAACtgaacaggaacaggaaaactGTAAAATCAGATCTAAACACAGGCACTGTTACAAACACTAGACTATTAtacatatagtatagtatagataCTATTCTTACATATTAAGAAATGCTATGAGTTTTAGAACCTGGTCTAACATGACTTCTTGATAGCTGTTAATTTATTTCAGTGTATTTATGAGATGTTATTGATATTTGCTGAAAAGAAATTGTGCATGTTATACATAAAGTACTGCAAGCAAGTCACGTTTAACACTGAGAATCACTGTTCAAATGTAACATTCAAAAAGATATGTGCTGACATAGGGCCAGGTTTAGTGAAGAGTTAATATCGAAATTTAGCACGTCTATATTTAGACTTCAGATTTAACTACAAAAAGCATGGCCCCTAAAGCCAAATTTATAATCACTTTCGACCTTTCAAATCTGATTTGTCaggttttaattaatttttcaaaaacagcAACTCTGCCAGTGGGGCCAGCTGTAATTTATAACATTAATATGCACATACAGATATTAATACTCGTTTTAATATGGTATagttcctatagtaacagctaattcacaggaacTTGTGCACCACATAATCTGTACACCTCAtaagctacactatatggccaaaagtatgtgaacctgtccatcacacccatatgtgggtcttccttaattgttgccacaaagtttgaagcacacaattttctaggatgtctttgtatgctgagGTATTACGAAttacccttcactggaactaagggacccaaacctgttccagcataacaatgtACCTGAGGCCCGTAAAGACACGGTTTGTCTAGGTAGGTGTGAAATAACTCAAgtttcctgcacagagccctgacctcaaccccactgaacacctttgggatgaactggaatgctgattGTGCACCAGGCCTCCTTGCCTAACATtactgcctgacctcactaatgctcttcagaaaatcttcacagccacgctccaaaatcttgtggaaagccttcctagaagagtggaggttattataacagcaaatggggaCTATATCTGTAGTGGTAAAGTAAAAATGCCTAATAGTTgatatgaagttttctgttaggagatgtttatttaacatttatcgAAGTGTCAGCAAGTTTTCCACCCGTCACGTTTCAAGGTAGGATttggaagcaatcgcagataagaacgttttattaaacaaataaacaacaaaacatagacACTAAGaaatactgtggcaagaaacaaaacacagtgacATGGAACAAGGTAGTCTAGGACaaacgaaagacagagaaacagtgcagacaatgggtatatatatacacaagtgtgctcattaacaaacgtgaatcaggtgcaggtggtcatgtgacatgtagtgcagtgcagtggctgatgggaactgaagtccagcgtttccttgatatatgacaccaCCATGTGGAAGTCTACAGAACAGAGGActgtgctttgtggtttcttggtaatgGCAAGCTTCTTCTTATTTATCTTTGAACTTTGAATGATAGAAAGGGAGGCTATAGAAGGAATGTCTGTTTATAGCCATGACAGTATAAGTGATAAAAACTTGCCTTGTTGACATTCCACATTAAaccggataaaaagtatgtgtTAATGTGATAATAATGATGTTTGCTTATCCACTGACTTTGTGTAACCTATCCCATACcacatgtttttaatatttactttttCTCTGTGTATCAGCAGTATAGAGGCCAGTAGGACCTAATAAATCACAAGCATCTATGAAAAATTACTCAAGGTCCCCAGGTGACTAATACAGAGTGAAAACCATACCAgagagtgttttattttttaatttttttatttatatagggCTTGGATTATCATGTTCTAGCAGAAAAGTTTGATAAACTGCCTAACACTGTTTAATATGGTTCACTAAAACACATTTCAAAGATAAAGAAAGGTTAACCTTCAGGCACAACTTTCTCACAACCAgcaatctaatgactttttttttttgtcataacaTTTGTGACAGAAGCCATTTTACAGCTTCACATCTCCTAACAATGtgctgaagaaaatgaaaatgccaGCATGTGTTGATAAAAAGCAGGTTTTCAAGGTTGAATTGACCTCTGTGGACTAAACGCAATCCCATTATGCACCAATCCAGAGGGGTTGTTTATGCCTCAAAACTGCCTTCCATCACTAATCGCAGCCAAATGTTGTTTTAACGGTGTGAGCATGTCGTGGCATCAGCTATAAAATCCTCCTCCAGCCGAGAGCTATTACATTAAACAACTGTCTTAAGATATCAGCATCTAAGAGGAATGCTGATGATGCTAAACGACAGTAATGCCTTAACGATAACTGTTTTCTTGTGGGAATTTAGGAACAGAGATGATAGAAATTAGCTTCCTATTTTGAAAATCAGGATGCACGTTAATCACTTatgctctttattttttttttcaatatacaGTTTATACAGAAGAAATTTAATATGATCAAGGTTCCAAacacagtgttgtgtgtgtgtgtgtgtgtgtgtgtgtgtgtgtgtgtgtgtgtgtgtgtcgtgtacagtgcatccggaaagtattcacagcgcttcactttttccacattttgttatgttacagccttattccaaaatggattcaattcattattttcctcaaaattctacaaacaatacaccataatgacaatgtgaaagaagtttactaaaaataaaaaacaaaaaaaagcacatgtacataagtattcacagcctttgacatgacactcaaaactgagctcaggtgcatcctgtttccactgatcatcctcgAGATGTCTCTACgacttgactggagtccacctgtggtaaattcagttgattggacatgatttggaaaggcacacacctgtctatataaggtcccacagttgacaatgcatgtcagagcacaaaccaagccatgaagtccaaggaattgtctgtagacctccaagATAGggttgtatcgaggcacagatctggggaagggtacagaaacatttctgcagcattgaaagtcccaatgagcacagtggcctccgtcatctgtaaatggaagaagtttggaaccaggaggactcttcctagagctggccgccatgccaaactgagcgatcgggggagaagggccttagtcagggaggtgaccaaaaacccgatggtcactctgacagagctccagcgtgtctctgtggagagaggagaacctttcAGAAGAACagccatctctgcagcactccaccaatcagacggaagccactcctcagtaaaaggcacatgacagcccgcctggaggactctcagaccatgagaaacaaaattctctggtctggtgaaacaaagattgaactctttggcctgaatggcaagcgtcatgtctggaggaaaccaggcaccagtcatcacctggccaataccatccctacagtgaagcatggtggtggcagcatcatgctgtggggatgtttttcagcggcaggaactgggagactagtcaggatcgagggaaagatgaatgcaccaatgtacagagacatcctttaTGAAAACCtcctccagagcgctctggacctcagactggggcgaaggtccatcttccaacaggacaacgaccctaagcacacagccaagataacaaaggagtggctacaggacaactctgtgaatgtccttgagtggtcAAGCCAGAGcacagacttgaacccgattgaacatctctggagagatctgaaaatggctgtgcaccgacgctccccagctaatctgatggagcttgagagatcctgcaaagaagaatgggagaaactgcccaaaaataggtgtgccaagcttgtagcatcattctcaaaaagactcgaggctgtaattggtgccaaaggtgcttcaacaaagtattgagcaaaggctgtgaatacttatgtgctttttttattttttatttttaataaatttgcaaagatttcaaacaaacttctttcacattgtcattatggggtattgtttgtagaattttgaggaaaataatgaattgaatccattttggaataaggctgaaacataacaaaatgtgggaaaagtgaagcgctgtgaatactttccggatgcactatatgtattattattaaggtaAAATGTCCATGGGAGTATCAATAATCCCTTCTAAAGTGCCTGTTTACTTTGCCAATCGAAAGAAAAAGGATTAAATTAACCATGACAAACTGTTTCTGTTCCTCCATCCACTCCAGCTCAATCTCCAGCTTTCCATCTGAGTCCTGATATTCCATAAAGAAGCTCTCTCCTTTACAGTCATATGACACTTCCTCATGGTTTGATTTAGTAATAGCTACAGGATCACTAACACACCAGAATGGTGTCTGGGCTTCAGCAAGAACAGTGAGAGTCAATATGCAACAAtgctgaggagaagaaaaaaaaaaaaaacagtgatcaAAATTTACATTAGTGAGAAATTCCAAAATTCTAGTTTAACAGAgaaatttgaaaaaatattcataaattaaTCTGAGGATTACCTCAATAAATGTCCCAAACTTAatgcaattaaattaaatatttaattgaataatttAAACCTAAATCTGGATTAAGTTGAggaagtaaatatatttccaatcaggctattcacgtgaaattttcaccagactttgttattaactcaagaaatccacacatataaagaaatccaaacattcaAGTCCATaattaaagttatgtgtaataaagaggaatgacaggaaaaaaatattgaacacgctaactgaaatttatttaatacttagtggagaagcctttgtttgtaatgacagcttcaagatgcttcctgtaggAGGAAATTAATCagtcgcagtattcaggtgtgattttgtccCATTCTtgtaaacatattgtctttaaatcttgttcagttggattcaaaTCAGGTGATTTACTGGGAAATTTTAACATTATAACTTGAAtttaaattctaaattctaacttggtttcaaaaaaaaaaaaaaaaaaaatcaagtgagagtttcctttgctgtatgctttggattattgtcatgctggatggtccacccacgtctcatcttcatcatcctggtggatggcagcagattcttctcaagaatctcctggtaaagggctccattcatcgttccctcaattatatgaagtctgccagtaccatgcgatgaaaaacagcccacaCCATGATGTCTGgggaacatttcatgtgaataacctcattgaaatatatttactgaaaaaaatgttgatgggttcaatacttatttcccccactgtgttataataataataataataataataataataaaagtagacatcagcagtcaaatgctagtttaaaaaagtgtcttGAGTtgtgctttaaaaatgccaaaggtctgagcttccctaagttcgagaggaagagagttccaaagggaaggagtATAGACAGAAAAACCATCGTCACCCATAGATTTGGGGTAtaaggaattaataaagcagataagtaatgaggagccaagccatgtaatgctttgtatgtcagcatcataattttaaaatcgacACAGAATCTGACTGGGAGCCAGTGgaaggactccaaaacaggagtgTTCctgcatactctctctctctctctctctctctctctctctctctctctctctctatatatatatatatatatatatatatatatatatatatatatatatatatatatatatatatatatataggataaaATTTATGTGATAACCTAAAATTCCTTGATACCTCTATGCATCCCTGTAGTGCTTCAGTCCTCCAAGGCAAGCTGGTTTTTCCACACAGAGGGGTTTGTCGTGATCTGTTGTCTTTACTGATAACTTGCAAAGGGATGTACCCATCAGCAATCTGATCTGTACACCACACAGTACAAAAACAGTTAATATTATAGCATTCTGCTTCCTACACCGCTAAGAGCTGAGTTCTTTACGCTGAGTTATGTTTGggatttaaaaagtttaaatgaACTTGGGTTGGTCTCAGTCTCATGTATGGCTTCAGAATTCACAATGTAATAGAGTCCAAATGTCTAAACTCACCACCAagaactgattttatttaatctgttttaatcaaataaaaaaaaaaaaaataccccggTGACCCTTATTATAcaataattctttattttaaaacaagtgATTCCAATCCATTTTCATATGAAAATGTGTTTAGTTTCTGTCAGATTGTTGTGACACTGTATTTCATTCAGTCTGAACAGTGTTAACTGGTGTCATCTCTTTAAAAGATTAGatgaaatgctaaataaataaggatGCTCCTCTATGCATTTTGTGTTATTGAGCAAATGATGTGTTCTGGTTGTTCTTTATGTTCAGTAAAATGTAGATCTCTAGCACACTCTACTGTCCATGCGTCAAAGTAAGGGTGAGCAGTAGTAATATATTACTGCATACAGTAGCTAAAAACACAAAGCAAGAGAAAGCTCATTAGTTTTCCATGAAGGAAATGGCTTATGGCTCTTCTTCTGGCTAAAAATGTAGGGAAATACACAACAATGCAAACTTTATCCTTATAACTTTAACAAAGTTCAAACTGCACCTTTCCTGCAGAACAGCTGGGAAAAGTTGACTGATGCAATGCTTTCTACTGTGTTGTGCAGCTCAAGGTGCACACTGTAACCATGCAAGCCATAAACAGGATCAATGTCATCAAAATGGGCTTGCATGTCTGTTGACTCATACGGACTGGGAAACGGAAAGAGCGTGAAAGATTAGGGGTGAAAGCAGACCTAAATCTGGATTTGAAGTTGGAAAACCaaaaatataatgtgtatatttgGATTACATTTAAGGTGTTaaacaaacttttaaacatatataaatatattaattaaataatctaAACCTAGGTCTGTATTAAATTAAGATAAATCAAACTTAAAGCCGTATTAAATTAGAGTTAATGCAAAACCTACATCTGGACTATATTAGAAGGATAATCCAAAACCCATATTTAATCCATATGCGGGTTTTTGATTAGCCTTCCAATTTACTCTATATTTTGGGTTAAATCTCTAATTTAATCAAGATATTAGTTTTCCATTATCCAAAAGCTATATATGGTGTAAATTAGAGGGACAATCTAAAAACTACATCTGGATTAAATTAGAGCATTAACCCAAAACCTACATCTGGGATAAATTGGCGGGATCACTCTAAACTTCTTCTGGAGTAAAGAATAGGAATTCCAAAACCCACATCAATTATTCAAAACTATGTAACTCCAGCTGGGTTAAATTAAAGGAAATATCCAAAACCCAAATCTGGATTAAATTAGCGGGATAACCCAAAACCTACATCTGTGTTAGAGGGATAATCCAAAACTACATCTGGAATAAATTAGCGGGATAATCCAAACCTACATCTGGAGTAAATTGGAGGGCTAATCCAAAAAAAGATCTGGAGTAAATTAGAGGGATATTCCAAAATTAAATCTGGAGTAAAATGGAGGGGCAATCCAAAAACTATATCTGGATTAAATTAAAGGGATAATCCAAATCTATATCTGGATTAAATTATAGAAATAAACCAAAACCCCACATTTGGACTAAATTAGAAAGATAATATAAAACCTACATCTGGATTAAATTAGAGGTACAATTCAACACCACATCTGGGTAAAATCTGATTGATAATCTAAAACAGATGATCAATCCaaacctgagtgtgtgtgtgtgtgtgtgtgtgtgtgtgtgtgtgtgtgtgtgtgtgtgtgtgtgtgtgtgtgtgtatgagtgagtgagtgtgtgtgagtgtgtgtgtgtgtgtgttctgtgtatGTCGTGAAAATATTTAGGATCACCAGAAGATGGAGTTGTCATGCAAGTAATCTGCTCAATCCCCCCATACTCATTTTTTCATGCTCAACCCTGTGACTAAAACGTGACAAGACTGAGATGCATAGTCTTAGTAATTAAGTGACAACAAATAATGAATCAATACATACGTGGTGGATGACCCCAGGAGATTTCTTTCCACAAGCCTGTGATAATGTAAGTTCACTAGGACAAATGCAATTTCCTGTTGCttctgaaaacaacaacaacaaaaccaataaatatgttaaagattaaaacatttcaaactaTTCTATTTGCTGATAGGTAGTGTAGTACAATGGAAATGGCCAcaagaaaacaaatcaacaatATGCTGCTGCTTTGGCTGAGTATGTTCCTGTTGAAAATTCCACCCCCCTACAAaacacaaactaacataatTGAATGCAAAATGCAacatgctagttagctagttatttGTCTTTGTAGAGACTAGGGATGTgattgacagaaaaaaaaatctcacaaagCACACGACTTGACATAGCTCTATACAATATCTCTAGTATTTGGTGTTGTGTTGTACTGCATTGTTCTCTTTGCATTACAGTGTTCATTTTTCCTCAacatgtgtttaaatgtgataTGGCAATTTGTACCATCACTGTGATGACATTTATCACAActttgcactgtactgtattttatCAGTGTTTCCACCTAAAAGTGTGTTCCTGATTCAGttccatgcaaaaaaaaaacctgtctaGTTAAAATAATTGCTACCAGACTACACATTCAGATTGACTGGATCAGGTGAGTAGTGCATTCGAGATGCATTTTAGGTCTTTTAACTGGAGCATATTAGCTGTTTGAATAAGTCATTAAGGTGTAGAGTGTTCATCTGGTTGGAACTGACAAGAACATACAAGTggcaaatacaaaataaactaataaagtAAAACTAATAGTCCTAAAAgcttctcagaaaaaaaaaaaagtttggaaaactgacttccAGTTTGCAACGCTTGTTTGTGCCTCCCGTCATTGTTTTCTGAGACACATTACTCTATGGGCCACCATAGATCCTGGGGGCAGAGCTTTGTGTACATCTGTGGGATTCATTCAAATGTCGAACCCACCAAACTTTAAGAGACCTAATCTTGAAAAAAAGATACTAATTTTACCTAATGTGGCTTTAATAAATTCTGCTTCTCTTAGGCACCTGGGCTACTGATTTGTACAACCCTAcataggttttagggttaaggttcaAGTCATAAATGGAAGTCTATATTAGGGTGTTGAAAGTAGAGTGaactgcagaaaaaaataagCTCAGTAAGCTGAAATGTGAGATCAGAGGTCACATGTGTACATACCTGCCAAACCCCCACAGTTACACCTTTCTCAATGTACAGCAAAGAGATGACCCTGTCTGAACTGCATAATTTCCCACCGTCCTTCTTCACAATAAATTTTCTTAAGAGTGATCTCCAGCCTGgtctacaataataataataataataataataaaacattggaGCATAGCCTCCAGGTTAGCATCATGCAAGTCTATAATCATCACACTTATCTTAAAAGACATTGTTTGGCTCAGAAACAACATTCGTACAGAAAAagtttcataaaatataaaaggtatgtgttaaaaaaaaaatactgtggcaGCAGGGGTGGGTTCAAGTGCTTCCTATGAAATGGAAGGAGAGTCGCAGAGAATGAGTGGGTAACAAGTGATTGTCTACACCTCTGTATGTTTTATTGCAACCTATTTATGAGCTCTGTCTTTTTTACTAGGTGGCCAGATGCCAGTGAAACAGGGCCCTGAGGAGTCAACTTGAAATTGGCCCAAGCAACTTAAGTAGttgtgtgtttaatttagttttaatttaggTCTAATTTCCTTTCGATTATAAAGAAGCAACACTGAAAATCACtcaaataaagaagaaaaatggaAGCTTTCAGACAGCTCCGCTCTCTCCATCCCCAGCATCATGTGACCTCATTTCCAactgttccaaaaaaaaactatatcaTCATCCAATTAAATTCTACCTTTAATGCTGTGATACTGAAGTATTTGCTGAAGAACAAAGTGATTGGTTTGATGTGAGTGTCATGATTTAGGCATGCACGATTGTGCTCCATGCTTAAATGGTAACTATACACGTTCCTTAGTCAT containing:
- the fbxo15 gene encoding F-box only protein 15 isoform X3, coding for MNSQSMSSFHRLKRIMVHRSSTCLKPSPKSVRSSTNYIERMPPEVTEKIISYLDAESLFCLGFVNKHFHELAENNTMWYHFYTCQRAKTKTSRLIKDVTDGVDMASIQEKPKGYWRRVFFKELASHNGSWKKKLKSIHSYTGLPIRTVEILRSLGVMWEITVKEARGHENRIKHSHVYFGQASLTVGWSSGNWPILDKPTTLELHGVMLVPINCPVTYRPGWRSLLRKFIVKKDGGKLCSSDRVISLLYIEKGVTVGVWQKQQEIAFVLVNLHYHRLVERNLLGSSTTPYESTDMQAHFDDIDPVYGLHGYSVHLELHNTVESIASVNFSQLFCRKDQIADGYIPLQVISKDNRSRQTPLCGKTSLPWRTEALQGCIEHCCILTLTVLAEAQTPFWCVSDPVAITKSNHEEVSYDCKGESFFMEYQDSDGKLEIELEWMEEQKQFVMVNLILFLSIGKVNRHFRRDY
- the fbxo15 gene encoding F-box only protein 15 isoform X2 gives rise to the protein MMHIDHPANTLLKRIMVHRSSTCLKPSPKSVRSSTNYIERMPPEVTEKIISYLDAESLFCLGFVNKHFHELAENNTMWYHFYTCQRAKTKTSRLIKDVTDGVDMASIQEKPKGYWRRVFFKELASHNGSWKKKLKSIHSYTGLPIRTVEILRSLGVMWEITVKEARGHENRIKHSHVYFGQASLTVGWSSGNWPILDKPTTLELHGVMLVPINCPVTYRPGWRSLLRKFIVKKDGGKLCSSDRVISLLYIEKGVTVGVWQKQQEIAFVLVNLHYHRLVERNLLGSSTTPYESTDMQAHFDDIDPVYGLHGYSVHLELHNTVESIASVNFSQLFCRKDQIADGYIPLQVISKDNRSRQTPLCGKTSLPWRTEALQGCIEHCCILTLTVLAEAQTPFWCVSDPVAITKSNHEEVSYDCKGESFFMEYQDSDGKLEIELEWMEEQKQFVMVNLILFLSIGKVNRHFRRDY
- the fbxo15 gene encoding F-box only protein 15 isoform X6 yields the protein MNSQRMPPEVTEKIISYLDAESLFCLGFVNKHFHELAENNTMWYHFYTCQRAKTKTSRLIKDVTDGVDMASIQEKPKGYWRRVFFKELASHNGSWKKKLKSIHSYTGLPIRTVEILRSLGVMWEITVKEARGHENRIKHSHVYFGQASLTVGWSSGNWPILDKPTTLELHGVMLVPINCPVTYRPGWRSLLRKFIVKKDGGKLCSSDRVISLLYIEKGVTVGVWQKQQEIAFVLVNLHYHRLVERNLLGSSTTPYESTDMQAHFDDIDPVYGLHGYSVHLELHNTVESIASVNFSQLFCRKDQIADGYIPLQVISKDNRSRQTPLCGKTSLPWRTEALQGCIEHCCILTLTVLAEAQTPFWCVSDPVAITKSNHEEVSYDCKGESFFMEYQDSDGKLEIELEWMEEQKQFVMVNLILFLSIGKVNRHFRRDY
- the fbxo15 gene encoding F-box only protein 15 isoform X4, which encodes MNSQRLKRIMVHRSSTCLKPSPKSVRSSTNYIERMPPEVTEKIISYLDAESLFCLGFVNKHFHELAENNTMWYHFYTCQRAKTKTSRLIKDVTDGVDMASIQEKPKGYWRRVFFKELASHNGSWKKKLKSIHSYTGLPIRTVEILRSLGVMWEITVKEARGHENRIKHSHVYFGQASLTVGWSSGNWPILDKPTTLELHGVMLVPINCPVTYRPGWRSLLRKFIVKKDGGKLCSSDRVISLLYIEKGVTVGVWQKQQEIAFVLVNLHYHRLVERNLLGSSTTPYESTDMQAHFDDIDPVYGLHGYSVHLELHNTVESIASVNFSQLFCRKDQIADGYIPLQVISKDNRSRQTPLCGKTSLPWRTEALQGCIEHCCILTLTVLAEAQTPFWCVSDPVAITKSNHEEVSYDCKGESFFMEYQDSDGKLEIELEWMEEQKQFVMVNLILFLSIGKVNRHFRRDY
- the fbxo15 gene encoding F-box only protein 15 isoform X5, which gives rise to MVHRSSTCLKPSPKSVRSSTNYIERMPPEVTEKIISYLDAESLFCLGFVNKHFHELAENNTMWYHFYTCQRAKTKTSRLIKDVTDGVDMASIQEKPKGYWRRVFFKELASHNGSWKKKLKSIHSYTGLPIRTVEILRSLGVMWEITVKEARGHENRIKHSHVYFGQASLTVGWSSGNWPILDKPTTLELHGVMLVPINCPVTYRPGWRSLLRKFIVKKDGGKLCSSDRVISLLYIEKGVTVGVWQKQQEIAFVLVNLHYHRLVERNLLGSSTTPYESTDMQAHFDDIDPVYGLHGYSVHLELHNTVESIASVNFSQLFCRKDQIADGYIPLQVISKDNRSRQTPLCGKTSLPWRTEALQGCIEHCCILTLTVLAEAQTPFWCVSDPVAITKSNHEEVSYDCKGESFFMEYQDSDGKLEIELEWMEEQKQFVMVNLILFLSIGKVNRHFRRDY